A genomic stretch from Antarcticibacterium flavum includes:
- a CDS encoding DUF423 domain-containing protein — protein sequence MSRRFYIAGLVFGVVAVILGAFAAHGLKPLLTVDAMLTFETGVRYQMYHALLFLLIGNMRVNPAPVFKWIFYLLIIGIFFFSGSIYLLATNDLTSWNFKFLGPVTPVGGSLLIFCWILLLSYFIKLKNK from the coding sequence ATGAGCAGAAGATTCTATATTGCAGGACTGGTTTTTGGCGTGGTTGCGGTTATACTTGGAGCCTTTGCTGCTCATGGCCTTAAACCGCTGCTAACTGTAGATGCGATGCTTACATTTGAGACCGGCGTACGGTACCAAATGTATCACGCTTTGCTCTTTTTATTAATTGGCAATATGAGAGTAAATCCTGCGCCGGTTTTTAAGTGGATATTTTACCTTCTTATAATTGGTATTTTTTTCTTCTCGGGTTCCATTTATTTGCTGGCTACCAATGACCTGACAAGCTGGAATTTTAAGTTCTTAGGGCCCGTAACTCCTGTGGGTGGCAGTTTGTTAATCTTTTGTTGGATTCTTTTACTGTCCTACTTTATAAAGTTAAAAAACAAATAA
- a CDS encoding lipocalin-like domain-containing protein, which yields MKTLIILIVILCAGMMNCSGPTSELDYPDPEFRQAIIGKWYPVETLYKGVTYPYAGNEECGRDFLEFLVDNKITYVNITSCEERIDHLGTFNVTGYTLTLTDANDREYSMEIARLDTNSMELIYTDNHDGDGTQEEIRYYSRE from the coding sequence ATGAAAACTTTAATCATTCTAATCGTGATCCTGTGTGCAGGTATGATGAACTGCTCCGGCCCGACAAGCGAACTGGATTATCCCGATCCTGAGTTTAGGCAAGCCATCATTGGGAAATGGTATCCAGTAGAAACTTTATATAAAGGCGTGACCTATCCCTATGCAGGAAATGAAGAATGCGGCAGGGATTTCCTGGAGTTTTTAGTGGATAATAAAATAACCTATGTAAATATAACCAGCTGCGAAGAACGTATAGACCATTTGGGAACTTTTAATGTCACAGGCTACACACTTACACTAACCGATGCTAATGACCGGGAGTATTCTATGGAAATTGCCCGACTGGACACAAATTCCATGGAATTAATTTACACCGACAATCACGATGGTGACGGCACCCAGGAAGAAATAAGGTACTATTCACGGGAATAA
- the pckA gene encoding phosphoenolpyruvate carboxykinase (ATP), translated as MLANKQITKSISLEDYGITDAQVHYQLPPEELHRITIEKEQGVEVNSGALAVNTGEFTGRSPKDRFLVKDDETRDRVWWGDINIPFDPDKFDALYDKVVEYLSGKEVFVRDSYACADENYKTNIRVVNEYPWSNLFAYNMFLRPTEEELKNFKEDWIVINAPGFKADPDVDGTRQGNFSILNFTKKIALVGGSGYTGEIKKGIFSALNFILPVHKDTLPMHCSANIGPGEDTAIFFGLSGTGKTTLSADPKRRLIGDDEHGWTKENTIFNFEGGCYAKVINLTEENEPDIYRAIKPGAILENVIIDEHGDVDFENTSITPNTRVSYPIHHIDNIVTPSIGENPKNIFFLTADAFGVLPPISKLTPGQAAYHFISGYTAKVAGTEAGVDEPQPNFSACFGAPFMPLHPTVYGEMLSKKMKDAGVNVWLVNTGWTGGPYGTGSRMKLKYTRAMIDAALEGNLNEVEFTTHPIFGLKMPVDCPNVPNEILNPRETWSDKEAYDAKANKLANSFKSNFSKFEENANEEILSGGPLV; from the coding sequence ATGTTGGCAAATAAACAAATTACGAAATCGATTTCGTTAGAAGATTATGGGATCACTGATGCGCAGGTGCACTATCAACTCCCACCCGAAGAGCTTCACAGGATCACAATTGAGAAGGAGCAGGGTGTTGAGGTAAATTCTGGAGCACTTGCAGTGAACACCGGGGAATTTACAGGAAGATCGCCAAAAGACAGGTTTCTTGTAAAAGATGATGAAACGAGGGACAGAGTATGGTGGGGAGATATAAATATTCCTTTTGATCCAGATAAGTTTGATGCGCTATATGATAAGGTAGTTGAATACCTTTCAGGCAAGGAAGTTTTCGTAAGGGACTCATATGCCTGTGCCGATGAAAATTACAAAACAAATATTCGCGTAGTTAATGAGTATCCCTGGTCCAATTTGTTCGCCTATAACATGTTCCTAAGGCCTACGGAGGAGGAATTGAAGAATTTTAAGGAAGACTGGATAGTTATCAATGCTCCCGGCTTCAAGGCAGATCCCGATGTGGACGGTACAAGACAGGGAAATTTCTCTATTCTTAATTTTACAAAAAAAATTGCGCTTGTTGGGGGTAGCGGTTATACCGGAGAGATAAAAAAGGGAATTTTTTCTGCTCTTAATTTTATACTGCCGGTGCATAAAGATACCTTACCAATGCACTGCTCGGCCAATATTGGACCCGGGGAGGATACCGCTATTTTCTTCGGACTTTCGGGAACAGGAAAAACCACACTTTCTGCAGATCCTAAGAGACGATTAATAGGGGATGATGAACATGGCTGGACAAAAGAAAACACCATTTTTAATTTTGAAGGTGGATGCTATGCCAAGGTAATAAACCTAACAGAAGAAAATGAACCCGATATTTACAGGGCGATCAAACCGGGAGCAATCCTGGAAAATGTAATTATTGATGAGCATGGGGATGTAGATTTTGAAAATACTTCCATTACTCCAAATACAAGAGTAAGTTACCCAATCCATCATATTGACAATATTGTTACTCCTTCTATTGGTGAAAACCCTAAGAATATTTTCTTCCTTACAGCCGATGCTTTTGGAGTATTGCCTCCAATAAGTAAACTTACACCGGGACAGGCCGCCTATCATTTTATAAGTGGATACACTGCTAAAGTTGCAGGAACAGAGGCAGGAGTAGATGAACCACAACCCAACTTCTCTGCTTGCTTTGGGGCTCCGTTTATGCCACTTCATCCAACTGTTTACGGGGAGATGTTAAGCAAGAAAATGAAAGATGCAGGGGTGAATGTTTGGCTGGTCAATACCGGGTGGACCGGTGGGCCATATGGAACAGGAAGCAGAATGAAATTAAAGTACACCAGGGCAATGATAGATGCTGCGCTTGAAGGTAATCTTAATGAGGTAGAATTCACTACCCACCCAATTTTTGGGTTGAAGATGCCTGTAGATTGTCCAAATGTGCCAAACGAGATATTAAACCCAAGGGAAACCTGGAGTGATAAGGAGGCTTATGATGCAAAAGCAAATAAGCTTGCCAATTCCTTTAAAAGCAATTTTTCCAAATTTGAGGAAAACGCAAATGAAGAGATCCTTTCCGGAGGTCCTTTAGTATAA